In one window of Streptomyces sp. NBC_01224 DNA:
- a CDS encoding NYN domain-containing protein: MKELLVVDGANVVGSVPDGWWRDRRGATERLRDRLVAYGEQQGVDVILVVEGAARGVESVPGVRVESAAGSGDDHIVELVGRLGRPCTVVTADRELRRRAEEAGARCGGPRTVYS, encoded by the coding sequence ATGAAGGAACTGCTGGTGGTCGACGGGGCCAACGTCGTCGGGTCCGTGCCGGACGGCTGGTGGCGCGACCGGCGAGGCGCCACCGAGCGCCTGCGCGACCGGCTCGTCGCATACGGGGAGCAGCAGGGCGTCGACGTGATCCTGGTGGTCGAGGGTGCGGCGCGAGGGGTCGAGTCCGTGCCCGGGGTGCGGGTGGAGTCGGCGGCGGGCAGCGGGGACGACCACATCGTGGAGCTCGTGGGGCGGCTCGGACGCCCGTGCACCGTGGTCACCGCCGACCGTGAACTACGGCGCAGGGCGGAGGAAGCGGGGGCCAGGTGTGGGGGGCCGAGGACCGTGTATTCGTGA
- a CDS encoding helix-turn-helix transcriptional regulator, with protein MSVLLEQPASLVAYRPNKPTAMVVVADPRVRSTVTRHLWALGVRDVIEASSIAEARPRVGNPRDICVADVHLPDGSGLTLLSETRAAGWPNGLALSAADDIGAVRNALAGGVKGYVVTGTRTNIGHPTRPGVAPIGATAARMHRRPPGTPSHPGGYRELSGREVEVLRLVAEGQSNKAIGVSMGLSALTVKSHLARIARKLGTGDRAGMVAVALRTGIIH; from the coding sequence GTGTCCGTTCTCCTAGAGCAGCCCGCAAGCCTGGTCGCCTACCGCCCGAACAAGCCGACGGCCATGGTCGTCGTGGCCGACCCGCGCGTCCGTTCCACCGTCACCCGCCATCTGTGGGCACTCGGAGTACGTGACGTCATCGAGGCGTCGTCCATCGCGGAGGCCCGTCCCCGCGTCGGCAATCCACGCGACATCTGCGTAGCCGACGTCCACCTGCCCGACGGTTCCGGGCTGACCCTGTTGTCCGAGACCCGAGCCGCCGGCTGGCCGAACGGCCTCGCCCTCTCCGCCGCCGATGACATCGGCGCCGTACGCAACGCCCTGGCGGGCGGCGTGAAGGGCTACGTCGTCACCGGCACCCGAACCAATATCGGCCACCCCACCCGTCCCGGCGTCGCTCCCATCGGCGCCACTGCCGCCCGTATGCACCGTCGGCCCCCCGGCACCCCGAGCCACCCGGGCGGCTACCGCGAACTGTCCGGCCGCGAGGTCGAGGTCCTCCGGCTGGTCGCCGAAGGCCAGTCCAACAAGGCCATCGGCGTCTCCATGGGCCTGTCCGCCCTGACCGTCAAGAGCCACCTCGCCCGAATCGCCCGCAAGCTCGGCACCGGAGACCGCGCAGGAATGGTCGCCGTCGCCCTGCGAACGGGCATCATCCACTGA
- the hemE gene encoding uroporphyrinogen decarboxylase, translated as MSANDRPMGQQTKTSATHGSAFLKACRREPVPHTPVWFMRQAGRSLPEYLKVREGIPMLDSCMMPELVAEITMQPVRRHKVDAAIYYSDIVVPLKAIGIDLDIKPGVGPVIADPIRTRADLARLRDLTPEDVSYVTEAIGLLTAELGSTPLIGFAGAPFTLASYLVEGGPSRNHEHTKALMYGNPQLWADLLDRLAEITGAFLKVQIEAGASAVQLFDSWVGALAPADYRRSVLPASAKVFEAVAPYGVPRIHFGVGTGELLGLMGEAGADVVGVDWRVPMDEAARRVGPGKALQGNLDPAVLFAPTAAVEEKTQEVLDAAAGLEGHVFNLGHGVMPSMDPDALTRLVEYVHERTAR; from the coding sequence GTGAGTGCCAACGACCGCCCCATGGGCCAGCAGACGAAGACATCCGCCACCCATGGGTCGGCGTTCCTGAAGGCGTGCCGCCGCGAACCCGTGCCGCACACGCCGGTCTGGTTCATGCGTCAGGCAGGGCGCTCGCTGCCGGAGTACCTGAAAGTGCGCGAGGGCATCCCGATGCTCGACTCCTGCATGATGCCGGAGCTGGTCGCGGAGATCACGATGCAGCCCGTCCGCCGCCACAAGGTCGACGCCGCGATCTACTACAGCGACATCGTCGTACCGCTCAAGGCCATCGGGATCGACCTCGACATCAAGCCCGGCGTCGGCCCGGTCATCGCCGATCCGATCCGCACCCGCGCCGATCTGGCCCGGCTGCGCGACCTCACGCCCGAGGACGTCAGCTACGTCACCGAGGCCATCGGCCTGCTCACCGCCGAACTGGGCTCCACCCCGCTCATCGGCTTCGCGGGCGCGCCCTTCACGCTGGCGAGCTACCTCGTGGAGGGCGGCCCGTCCCGCAACCACGAGCACACCAAGGCCCTGATGTACGGCAACCCGCAGCTCTGGGCGGATCTGCTCGACCGGCTCGCCGAGATCACCGGCGCCTTCCTCAAGGTCCAGATCGAGGCCGGTGCCTCGGCCGTCCAGCTCTTCGACTCCTGGGTGGGCGCGCTGGCCCCCGCCGACTACCGGCGTTCGGTCCTCCCCGCCTCGGCGAAGGTCTTCGAGGCCGTCGCCCCGTACGGGGTCCCGCGCATCCACTTCGGTGTCGGCACCGGCGAACTCCTCGGCCTGATGGGCGAGGCGGGCGCGGATGTCGTCGGCGTCGACTGGCGGGTTCCCATGGACGAGGCCGCGCGCCGCGTCGGCCCCGGCAAGGCGCTCCAGGGTAATCTCGACCCCGCGGTGCTGTTCGCGCCGACGGCGGCGGTGGAGGAGAAGACCCAGGAGGTGCTGGACGCGGCCGCAGGTCTCGAGGGCCATGTCTTCAACCTGGGCCACGGTGTCATGCCGTCGA
- a CDS encoding 3-hydroxyacyl-CoA dehydrogenase NAD-binding domain-containing protein has translation MSSTTELLKGAAELFPGEVVTQAHVRHLDLPAGAGRFALITLDNGLDHTKPTTFGPQSLANLNAAIDQVEKEAAEGAIAGIGITGKPFIFAVGADLKGVELLKNHDDALAIGKGGHDVFRRLSGLAVPTFAYYNGAAMGGGVEVGLHCSYRTVSKALPAFSLPEVFLGLVPGWGGCALLPNLIGADRAVSVIIENSLNQNRQLKGKQVFELGIADALFEGADFLEQSLIWTANVLNGTVTVDRPEVDRGDAWDQAVARGKAIADSKVHGAAPAAYRALDIIAAAKNGDLSAGFDAEDQALADLIMGGELRSGIYSFNLVQKRAKRPAGAPDKSLARPVTKVGVVGAGLMASQLALLFLRRLEVPVVLTDIDQERVDKGVGYVHAEIEKLLGKGRINQDKANRLKALVSGVLDKAEGFSDADFIIEAVFEEIGVKQQVFAEVEAVAPAHAILATNTSSLSVTEMASKLQHPERVVGFHFFNPVAILPLLEIVRGEQTDDASLATAFGVARKLKKTAVLVKDAPAFVVNRILTRFMGEIQNIIDEGTSVEVAEKAIEPLGLPMSPLVLLELVGPAIGLHVSETLNRAFPERFTVSENLAAVVKAGKRGFYVYESGKPELDPEVAALLKQGDVVLSEEQVRDRVLDAVAQEIGLMLGEGVVAEAQDIDLCLITGAGWPFHLGGITPYLDREGVSERVNGKKFLAQGVASVPA, from the coding sequence GTGAGCTCCACCACTGAGCTTCTGAAGGGTGCGGCCGAGCTGTTCCCCGGCGAGGTTGTCACGCAGGCGCACGTACGCCACCTCGACCTCCCGGCGGGTGCGGGCAGGTTCGCCCTCATCACGCTGGACAACGGCCTGGACCACACCAAGCCGACCACCTTCGGACCGCAGTCGCTGGCGAACCTGAACGCCGCCATCGACCAGGTCGAGAAGGAGGCCGCCGAGGGTGCGATCGCCGGTATCGGCATCACCGGCAAGCCGTTCATCTTCGCGGTCGGCGCCGACCTCAAGGGCGTCGAGCTGCTGAAGAACCACGACGACGCGCTCGCCATCGGCAAGGGCGGCCACGACGTCTTCCGCCGCCTCTCCGGCCTCGCGGTCCCGACGTTCGCGTACTACAACGGCGCGGCGATGGGCGGCGGTGTCGAGGTCGGTCTGCACTGCTCGTACCGCACCGTCTCCAAGGCTCTGCCCGCGTTCTCGCTGCCCGAGGTCTTCCTCGGTCTGGTCCCCGGCTGGGGCGGCTGCGCACTGCTGCCGAATCTGATCGGTGCCGACCGCGCGGTCTCCGTCATCATCGAGAACTCGCTGAATCAGAACCGCCAGCTCAAGGGCAAGCAGGTCTTCGAGCTCGGGATCGCCGACGCCCTCTTCGAAGGTGCGGACTTCCTGGAGCAGTCGCTGATCTGGACCGCGAACGTACTGAACGGCACCGTCACGGTGGACCGCCCCGAGGTCGACCGCGGTGACGCCTGGGACCAGGCCGTCGCGCGTGGCAAGGCCATCGCCGACTCCAAGGTGCACGGCGCCGCCCCGGCCGCGTACCGCGCGCTGGACATCATCGCCGCGGCGAAGAACGGCGACCTGAGCGCCGGCTTCGACGCCGAGGACCAGGCCCTCGCGGACCTGATCATGGGCGGCGAGCTGCGCTCCGGGATCTACTCCTTCAACCTGGTCCAGAAGCGCGCCAAGCGCCCGGCCGGTGCCCCGGACAAGAGCCTGGCCCGCCCGGTCACCAAGGTCGGCGTCGTCGGTGCCGGTCTGATGGCCTCGCAGCTGGCGCTGCTGTTCCTGCGCCGCCTGGAGGTCCCTGTCGTCCTCACCGACATCGACCAGGAGCGCGTCGACAAGGGTGTGGGTTACGTCCACGCCGAGATCGAGAAGCTGCTGGGCAAGGGCCGGATCAACCAGGACAAGGCCAATCGTCTGAAGGCCCTGGTCTCCGGTGTGCTGGACAAGGCGGAGGGCTTCTCCGACGCCGACTTCATCATCGAGGCCGTCTTCGAGGAGATCGGCGTCAAGCAGCAGGTGTTCGCGGAGGTCGAGGCGGTCGCGCCGGCGCACGCGATCCTCGCCACCAACACCTCGTCCCTCTCGGTCACCGAGATGGCGTCGAAGCTGCAGCACCCGGAGCGGGTCGTCGGCTTCCACTTCTTCAACCCGGTCGCGATCCTCCCGCTGCTGGAGATCGTCCGCGGCGAGCAGACCGACGACGCCTCGCTGGCCACGGCGTTCGGTGTGGCGCGGAAGCTGAAGAAGACCGCGGTGCTGGTGAAGGACGCCCCGGCGTTCGTCGTCAACCGCATCCTCACCCGCTTCATGGGCGAGATCCAGAACATCATCGACGAGGGAACCTCGGTCGAGGTCGCCGAGAAGGCCATCGAGCCGCTCGGTCTGCCGATGTCGCCGCTGGTGCTCCTGGAGCTGGTCGGCCCGGCCATCGGTCTGCATGTCTCGGAGACCCTGAACCGCGCCTTCCCGGAGCGTTTCACCGTCTCCGAGAACCTCGCGGCGGTCGTCAAGGCCGGCAAGCGCGGCTTCTACGTCTACGAGTCCGGCAAGCCGGAGCTGGACCCGGAGGTCGCCGCGCTCCTCAAGCAGGGCGATGTCGTCCTCTCCGAGGAGCAGGTCCGCGACCGTGTGCTGGACGCGGTCGCGCAGGAAATCGGTCTGATGCTGGGCGAGGGCGTCGTCGCCGAGGCCCAGGACATCGACCTCTGTCTGATCACCGGCGCGGGCTGGCCCTTCCACCTGGGCGGCATCACGCCGTACCTGGACCGTGAGGGCGTCTCGGAGCGGGTGAACGGCAAGAAGTTCCTGGCGCAGGGCGTGGCGAGCGTTCCGGCGTAA
- a CDS encoding thiolase family protein, with translation MPRTIRDVVFVDGVRTPFGKAGPKGIYHETRADDLVVKAIRELLRRNPDLDPAKIDEVAIAATTQIGDQGLTLGRTAGILAGLPQSVPGYSIDRMCAGALTAVTSTAGSIAFGAYDVVVAGGVEHMGRHPMGEGVDPNPRFVSEKLVDESALFMGMTAENLHDRYPQITKDRADEYAVRSQEKAAKAYANGKIQQDLVPISVRRTDAEAGETGWGLVTADEPMRPGTTLDSLAGLKTPFRAHGRVTAGNAAGLNDGATASLLAAEDVARELGLPVKMRLVSYAFAGVEPEVMGYGPIPSTEKALAKAGLTIDDIGLFEINEAFAVQVLAFLDHYGIADDDARVNQYGGAIAYGHPLASSGVRLMTQLARQFEEQPEVRYGLTTMCVGFGMGATVVWENPHFDKADGGNK, from the coding sequence GTGCCTCGTACCATCCGGGACGTCGTCTTCGTCGACGGCGTCCGCACCCCGTTCGGCAAAGCGGGCCCGAAGGGCATCTACCACGAGACCCGCGCCGACGATCTCGTCGTGAAGGCCATCCGGGAGCTGCTGCGCCGCAACCCGGACCTGGACCCCGCGAAGATCGACGAGGTCGCCATCGCCGCGACCACGCAGATCGGCGACCAGGGTCTGACGCTGGGCCGTACCGCCGGAATCCTGGCCGGGCTGCCTCAGTCCGTCCCCGGTTACTCCATCGACCGCATGTGTGCGGGCGCCCTGACCGCCGTCACCTCGACGGCCGGCTCCATCGCCTTCGGTGCGTACGACGTCGTCGTCGCCGGTGGTGTCGAGCACATGGGCCGCCACCCGATGGGCGAGGGCGTGGACCCGAACCCGCGCTTCGTCTCGGAGAAGCTGGTCGACGAGTCCGCCCTGTTCATGGGCATGACCGCGGAGAACCTGCACGACAGGTACCCGCAGATCACCAAGGACCGCGCCGACGAGTACGCGGTCCGTTCGCAGGAGAAGGCCGCCAAGGCGTACGCCAACGGCAAGATCCAGCAGGACCTGGTGCCGATCTCGGTGCGCCGCACCGACGCCGAGGCCGGCGAGACGGGCTGGGGCCTGGTCACCGCCGATGAGCCGATGCGTCCGGGCACCACGCTGGACTCCCTCGCCGGTCTGAAGACCCCGTTCCGCGCGCACGGCCGCGTCACCGCCGGTAACGCCGCGGGTCTCAACGACGGTGCCACCGCCTCGCTGCTCGCCGCCGAGGACGTCGCCCGCGAGCTTGGCCTCCCGGTCAAGATGCGCCTCGTGTCGTACGCCTTCGCGGGCGTCGAGCCCGAGGTCATGGGCTACGGCCCGATCCCGTCGACGGAGAAGGCCCTCGCCAAGGCGGGGCTGACCATCGACGACATCGGTCTGTTCGAGATCAACGAGGCGTTCGCCGTGCAGGTGCTCGCCTTCCTCGACCACTACGGCATCGCCGACGACGACGCGCGCGTCAACCAGTACGGCGGCGCCATCGCCTATGGTCACCCGCTGGCCTCGTCCGGTGTGCGTCTGATGACTCAGCTGGCCCGTCAGTTCGAGGAGCAGCCTGAGGTCCGCTACGGCCTGACCACCATGTGCGTCGGCTTCGGCATGGGCGCGACGGTCGTCTGGGAAAACCCGCACTTCGACAAGGCAGACGGAGGCAACAAGTGA
- a CDS encoding PIG-L family deacetylase, which translates to MTQPAEANSTSLFQVFAHADDDLYFVNPDLYRLLAAGHRVTSVYLTAGEADGRNVDTRDPLREQAPVDFAGYMEARQNGLRAAYATMVLGKREAAWVREPVELVPGVAAERCYLSEAPHVQLFFLGLRMVDAAHGFPADQPSVRLTSLWDGRAARQPTLVAAESELHQPLALGCEDVVAALAQLLSYAQPTLLWTMDPDPLHESYDEARGITSSDHADHTATAQFAREALRRHLRAGGRPPLTEHFTGYGNKNWPNNLSERSHALKKSLVDVYAGADGHACAHRYCGDLQLGDGADIRRYGWSTRSRYPQGTQWLHRQTDGRLAAYTVLGDQAAVWTETEAGAGRFEGPLLLPGGDLLPHLAVAPDRTGGVHLVGLRRLPGAEGRVDVEVVRMWRQAHTGSVLPWESLGNPDETSRDWRRCREVGVPAAVVDPAGHLHVFARNFSVGVSMRRETPEGLTAWEALGGRWMQDALTTVLRSTGRIDMYATNRTGGVRWRQEAVYGPFKLEDQLVTGVPESWRPASGLTPVQVGRNRMALFYREEDSGAVMCHQQRPNGTWEQRVERLSDDGGTGAVAAARLLAPDHDLLVVARRDERSRPAVTVLSADDHISSRPDWERHEIQMVGAPAIAADAHGRAVVAVFGTDGRLHWARQQESRPGVGFGPWQAC; encoded by the coding sequence ATGACCCAGCCCGCCGAGGCGAACTCCACCTCGTTGTTCCAGGTGTTCGCCCACGCCGACGACGATCTCTACTTCGTCAATCCCGATCTGTACCGGCTGCTGGCCGCAGGCCACCGTGTCACCAGCGTCTACCTCACGGCCGGCGAGGCCGACGGGCGCAACGTGGACACCCGTGACCCGCTGCGGGAGCAGGCCCCGGTCGACTTCGCCGGCTACATGGAGGCACGCCAGAACGGACTGCGCGCCGCCTACGCCACCATGGTCCTCGGCAAGAGGGAAGCCGCCTGGGTCCGGGAGCCGGTCGAACTCGTGCCGGGTGTGGCCGCGGAGCGGTGCTATCTGTCGGAGGCGCCACACGTGCAGCTCTTCTTCCTGGGCCTGCGGATGGTGGACGCCGCACACGGCTTCCCCGCAGACCAGCCGTCGGTCCGGCTGACGAGCCTGTGGGACGGACGCGCCGCCCGTCAGCCCACCCTCGTCGCCGCCGAGTCCGAGCTGCACCAACCGCTGGCCCTCGGCTGCGAGGACGTCGTCGCCGCCCTCGCGCAACTTCTCTCCTACGCGCAGCCCACGCTGCTGTGGACCATGGACCCGGACCCGCTGCACGAGTCGTACGACGAGGCACGCGGCATCACCTCCAGCGACCACGCCGACCACACCGCCACAGCCCAGTTCGCCCGCGAGGCGCTCCGCCGTCACCTGCGCGCCGGAGGCCGGCCGCCGCTGACCGAACACTTCACGGGCTACGGCAACAAGAACTGGCCGAACAATCTGAGCGAGCGCTCCCACGCGCTGAAGAAGTCCCTGGTCGATGTGTACGCGGGGGCCGACGGCCACGCTTGTGCGCACCGCTACTGCGGCGACCTCCAACTCGGTGACGGAGCCGACATCCGCCGTTACGGTTGGAGTACCCGCAGCCGCTACCCGCAGGGCACACAGTGGCTCCACCGGCAGACCGACGGCCGGCTCGCCGCCTACACGGTCCTCGGCGACCAGGCCGCAGTGTGGACGGAGACCGAAGCCGGCGCCGGACGCTTCGAGGGACCGCTGCTGCTGCCCGGCGGTGACCTCCTGCCGCACCTCGCCGTCGCCCCCGACCGCACCGGCGGCGTCCACCTGGTCGGACTGCGCCGCCTCCCGGGCGCCGAGGGCCGGGTCGATGTCGAAGTGGTGCGCATGTGGCGCCAGGCGCACACCGGCTCCGTGCTGCCCTGGGAGTCTCTCGGCAACCCCGACGAGACCAGCCGCGACTGGCGGCGCTGCCGCGAGGTCGGTGTGCCCGCGGCGGTGGTGGACCCGGCCGGCCACCTCCACGTCTTCGCACGGAACTTCTCGGTGGGCGTCAGCATGCGACGCGAGACGCCGGAGGGGCTGACCGCCTGGGAGGCGCTCGGTGGGCGCTGGATGCAGGACGCCCTGACCACTGTGCTGCGCTCCACGGGCCGTATCGACATGTACGCCACGAACCGCACCGGCGGGGTGAGATGGCGGCAGGAAGCCGTGTACGGACCATTCAAGCTGGAGGACCAACTGGTCACCGGCGTGCCGGAGAGCTGGCGGCCGGCCTCCGGTCTCACTCCCGTGCAGGTCGGCCGCAACCGCATGGCGTTGTTCTACCGGGAGGAGGACTCCGGAGCGGTGATGTGCCACCAGCAGCGTCCCAACGGAACGTGGGAGCAGCGGGTGGAGCGGCTCAGCGACGACGGTGGCACCGGGGCCGTCGCCGCGGCCCGGTTGCTCGCCCCGGACCATGATCTTCTGGTCGTCGCCCGCAGGGACGAGCGGAGCAGGCCCGCGGTGACCGTGCTGTCCGCGGACGACCACATCTCGTCGCGGCCCGACTGGGAACGCCACGAGATCCAGATGGTCGGGGCACCGGCGATCGCCGCCGACGCGCACGGCCGGGCGGTCGTCGCGGTGTTCGGTACCGACGGCCGACTGCACTGGGCGCGGCAGCAAGAATCTCGGCCGGGCGTCGGCTTCGGCCCCTGGCAGGCGTGCTGA
- a CDS encoding ribonuclease D: MTDAQETAADTSLRTTGGAPPDDVAPAPIPLLEPREGIPPVVASDDALARVIAAFAAGSGPVAVDAERASGYRYGQRAYLVQLRRDGAGSALIDPVGCPDLSRLGNALSGSEWILHAATQDLPCLREIGMAPTGLFDTELAGRLAGFPRVGLGAMVESVLGYSLEKGHSAVDWSTRPLPDPWLRYAALDVELLIDLRDALEDELDRQGKLEWAREEFDAIASAPPAPPRKDPWRRTSGMHKVRRRRQMAVVRELWNARDQVAQRRDISPGKVLGDAAIVEAALSLPPNIQALTTLPGFGHRMGRRQLEQWQAAIDRAKALPDAELPQPGQTLAGPPPPRAWADKDPAAAARLSAARAAVSELAERLHMPQENLITPDTVRRVCWEPPKNPTADAIESALTGYGARRWQIEQVTPLLVRALVSAA, translated from the coding sequence GTGACCGACGCCCAAGAGACCGCAGCAGACACTTCACTGCGAACCACCGGGGGCGCCCCCCCGGACGACGTCGCCCCGGCGCCGATCCCCTTGCTCGAACCTCGAGAGGGCATTCCCCCGGTGGTGGCATCCGACGACGCCCTCGCCCGGGTGATCGCCGCCTTCGCCGCTGGCTCCGGCCCCGTGGCCGTCGATGCCGAGCGCGCCTCCGGCTACCGCTACGGCCAGCGCGCCTATCTCGTACAGCTGCGCCGCGACGGCGCGGGCAGCGCCCTGATCGACCCTGTCGGCTGCCCCGATCTGTCGAGACTCGGCAATGCCCTGAGCGGCAGCGAGTGGATCCTGCACGCCGCCACTCAGGACCTGCCCTGTCTGCGCGAAATAGGGATGGCTCCCACCGGGCTCTTCGACACCGAGCTGGCCGGACGGCTGGCCGGCTTCCCGCGGGTCGGCCTCGGCGCCATGGTCGAGAGCGTGCTCGGGTACTCGCTGGAGAAGGGCCACTCCGCCGTCGACTGGTCCACCCGTCCGCTGCCCGACCCCTGGCTGCGCTATGCGGCGCTCGACGTCGAGCTGCTGATCGATCTGCGCGACGCCCTGGAGGACGAGCTCGACCGGCAGGGCAAGCTCGAGTGGGCGCGGGAGGAGTTCGACGCGATCGCCTCGGCTCCGCCCGCTCCCCCGCGCAAGGACCCGTGGCGCCGCACCTCCGGCATGCACAAGGTCCGCCGCCGACGTCAGATGGCGGTGGTACGGGAGCTGTGGAACGCCCGTGATCAGGTCGCGCAGCGCCGTGACATCTCGCCCGGCAAGGTCCTCGGTGACGCCGCGATCGTCGAGGCGGCCCTCTCGCTCCCACCGAATATCCAGGCGCTGACCACCCTGCCGGGCTTCGGCCACCGCATGGGCCGGCGTCAGCTGGAGCAGTGGCAGGCGGCCATCGACCGGGCCAAGGCACTGCCGGACGCCGAGCTCCCCCAGCCCGGCCAGACCCTCGCAGGTCCGCCGCCGCCCCGTGCCTGGGCGGACAAGGACCCGGCGGCAGCGGCCCGGCTGTCGGCCGCCCGCGCCGCGGTGTCGGAGCTCGCCGAGCGGCTCCACATGCCGCAGGAGAATCTGATCACCCCGGACACGGTGCGCCGGGTCTGCTGGGAGCCGCCGAAGAATCCGACCGCGGACGCGATCGAGTCCGCGCTCACCGGGTACGGCGCGCGGCGCTGGCAGATCGAACAGGTGACCCCACTTCTGGTCCGGGCGCTGGTATCGGCGGCCTGA
- a CDS encoding DUF3000 domain-containing protein, translating to MAPAQGQFSDQTDGADSKDSAEGGSVPPAFRSAVDALRSARLRPELEVEPTRPPKRLAPYAYALEAAVVDGEDDLADGRLVLLHDPAGHDAWHGTFRLVTLVRAELEPEMASDPLLPEVCWSWLTGALEARGLSYGEAGGTVTRAGSHYFGALATRRPATQIEIRASWTPREGRGGVPDTAAHLMAWGDLLCQIAGLPPSGPADAAVVTLPQRRGPQVP from the coding sequence ATGGCTCCGGCTCAGGGACAGTTCTCCGATCAAACCGATGGCGCTGACAGCAAGGACAGCGCGGAGGGTGGTTCCGTCCCGCCCGCGTTCCGGTCGGCAGTGGACGCGCTGCGCTCGGCGCGGCTGCGTCCCGAGCTGGAAGTGGAGCCGACGCGGCCGCCCAAGCGGCTCGCTCCGTACGCGTACGCCCTGGAGGCCGCGGTCGTGGACGGCGAGGATGATCTGGCCGACGGCCGCCTCGTACTGCTCCACGATCCGGCCGGGCACGACGCCTGGCACGGCACCTTCCGCCTGGTGACGCTGGTACGGGCCGAGCTGGAGCCGGAGATGGCCTCCGATCCGCTGTTGCCGGAGGTGTGCTGGTCATGGCTGACCGGTGCGCTGGAGGCGCGCGGTCTGTCGTACGGAGAGGCCGGCGGCACGGTGACCCGGGCGGGGTCGCACTACTTCGGCGCGCTGGCCACACGACGCCCGGCGACGCAGATCGAGATCCGGGCGTCATGGACACCGCGCGAGGGCCGTGGCGGGGTGCCGGACACGGCGGCGCATCTGATGGCGTGGGGCGATCTGCTGTGTCAGATCGCCGGCCTGCCACCGTCCGGCCCCGCCGATGCCGCGGTGGTGACACTCCCCCAGCGGCGCGGCCCCCAGGTTCCCTGA